A window of Cucurbita pepo subsp. pepo cultivar mu-cu-16 unplaced genomic scaffold, ASM280686v2 Cp4.1_scaffold000226, whole genome shotgun sequence genomic DNA:
ATATGATACGAAATAACACAAGCTATCTCAAACTACATCAAGTACAAGGAggttttattgtattttgtagttttagagaattatttttaaggttttaagtTACAATAAGCTAGTGACATGAGATTtacaacattttaattaatgttagGTTAAGCCATAAACTAGTTTCTTTacatttcttgtgtttagataATCCCAATCACGAGATTAGAAACAAGTTTCGTTACTTTTGATCTTAATCATCAAGCTTTCTTTATTGTTTTGGAGTTCTTGGATATTTGagatttaaaagttttgttcaAGATTGTTAAATCCATTTTCCAAAAGTTTCATAACAatatatgtaacgacccaattTTTTAAGATATCTATCCACGGTTATTACTAAAAGGTAACTATTTAGAATAAGGTAAtaatctccattggtatgaaacCTTTTGGATGATTCcaaaaacaaagcaataaagatatatgctcaaagtgaaccaTACACGCCATCGTAGAGATAATGACATTGTAGAGATATATAGATTATCAGTAGTTGTTATCAATTCATATCGTAGTCATAATTAGCTCCATTGGTGATATGGTGATATGTAGGTGATATGTTGAGATTTCAAACAAAAGCTTTGTGTTAGTCCCTagattggaaaaaaaaaaaaaaaaaaatgcttgaGATACTATTAAGGTTAGCTAACAAGTGGACTATATCATTTTCGAGAGGAGGTTAAAGGCACCAAGTGCATCCCACAACGTCTTGATGTAAAGAGCAAGAAGGCGTGTGGGGCCATTTTCATTTGCGTGACCAATATGTAAGCTAAGTGGTTCTCCTTCCACTTTATTTTAAACCACAAATCTGTAGATAATGCTTCAAACATCCTTTTAAAACAGACGTATTCACAGAACCATATTTAGACCTTCATATATCTTTTTGGAATAGTCTCAAGCAGCCCTCATGGCCTCGACCTCGAGCGAATCCTCGAGAATACCCACAAATGCTTCAAGGGTTGTGTTGATAACTGGCGTGAGCAAAGGTTTGGGTAGAGCCCTAGCCTTGGAGTTAGCTAACCGTGGTCACACCATAATTGGCTGTTCACGTGACCAACCTAAACTTGATTCCCTCCGTCAACAACTTCCTTCCAATAGCCACTTGCTGTTCAATGCTAACGTGGTAAGCAAATGCTCTAATCCCACGTCCTAAGTACTTAGAAAAGTGACTGAAAAGGTTTGTTTTGCAGAGATCAAACGATAGTGTTGAAGAGGTAGCAAGAGCGGTTGTCCAAAACAAACTCGTTCCTGATATCATTGGTATTCCGCTCccttttttcatattatttctcACTTGtatcaaaatttgagaaacTAAGCACTTTTTTCTTGATTATTGACAGTGAATAATGCAGCTGTTGTTAATAGAAATAGGAACCTATGGGAGGTCGATGTCGAAGAATTTGATAATGTTATAGATACCAATGTCAAAGGAATAGCAAACATTTTGCGCCATTTCATTCCTCTTATGATTCCAAAAAAGCATGGAATAATCATTAACATGTCTTCAATGGCGGGAAGAAGGGGGCATTCACAAGTACGtcattcatatttaaacttttgtgGAAAGATGaggttaagaatatttaatccTGAATTAacagtttaccatatatatcatatataatatatatttgatctTACTGCTTACCttatttatcatatttgttattttattagtaatttatttaattctctgcatgattataaatagagaactttcacatTATTTAGGTGCAGTTATTTACTCGAATGAcatatgtttaattttactttatgGACAGATTGCACCCTATTCTGCATCTAAATGGGCAATTGAGGGGTTAAGCAAATCTTTAGCAAAAGAATTGCCGGATGGAATGACAGTTGTAACCTTAGATCCTGGCGCCATAAACACAGACATGCTCGTTTCAGTTGCTGGCAGTTTAGCTTCAAATTATCTACCACCTGAACGTTGGTATGAATATCATCCAATCATATATTCAAAACTGgaacttttatatataaatatatcctTTTGTGTGAACTTAtacattcattttttattgtaataagGGCTATAAAAGCAGCGACAATGATTCTTGATCTGACTCCATCAGACAATGGAGCTTCCCTCACAGTTAAGGATCCTACCGAGTTGTCCAAcccataatttatttatttatttattgttcaaTCCTCTCAATTTCTACGCCCTTGGATGATAATTAATTTGGTAAGAATCATGGATACAATGTTTTGATATTAGATAAATAAGAGGgatgaatttataaatgtgtAGAATGTAAATTTACTATGCGTAATATAAAATGCTTAAATATTGACGTGACGTATTAGTTAAATTGATGAATGGTAATTTGTGAGATGTTGTAATAGAAATTGTATTGATAGGAAGGGTAGATgtatttaattgtatttactatgaaagtaaataaatttctcatttttaaaataaaagcgacagaaagagagattaaataatttaaaatataaatgcaTAGAttgaataaaacaataatatactAAGGAGTTATGCAAAAGagtttacaaaaatattaaattacggAGAACAATGAACATAAAGTCAGATATGGATCTAAATTGAAATctcttttaaaatcaaatttacttttatttagattttttttttcctatagaaaatatttaagaaatcCCTTTCACTAATTTCGAAATTAATTCCCATTCTAGATTTAGCACttggttaatattttttaagattttgtaATACTTAATTTTGGAAGGTTTTGGTGTGCCAAGGAGATTTCACAAACATATTAGATTTGtggaattaattttaatttgtattaatttgtATAGTAGAGTGGGATGGTTTTATGATTCGTAGGTTGAAACACCTTTTCTCAATTTTGAACTCATGAAAGTTCTTTTGCTTGTAACTTATGGAAGGTTTTTGACTTCTAGCATATTAAAGATGTCACGATCTATCccaatcaaattttcaagacTTCGAAAACATAGACCCTAACGGACAGAcaatacaaaaatgaaaatgaaagtaatgaaaatatggtaaaaaaatttgtgaattgAAGTCatataacatttttataaaaaccAATACAAAATGTTCTAGACAATTGTTGTTTAAGTTATTTACAAATGAGAGAACGAAAAAAAGATACAAATATATGCAATGACAAcccaagaaaatataaacaacaTAGACACCACTGGTTGACACTCCTCTATGACTGTAGATTTCTCGAGCACTGCCTCACCTTGACCAGCTGCATCATTCTCTGtcaaaaaaaatgtagaaagaGGTgagaataaaaatactcacggagaaacctacttgtaggctttcATCGTATCCTTAACCCAGTAGGTAACCACATGCTTTAAGTTAGGCTTTATACTCACGGAgaaacctacttgtaggctttcATCGTATCCTTAACCCAGTAGGTAACCACATGCTTTAAGTTAGGCTTTATACTCACGGAgaaacctacttgtaggctttcATCGTATCCTTAACCCAGTAGGTAACCACATGCTTTAAGTTAGGCTTTAGGTAGGTCtgacataattttttcttctatctAGCCTACTGGGGAGGAAATGAAGTACCGATTAGATCTCTTGTCTGAAATTTATCGGGTCTGTACAGGTTCTcaaagcttttttttctttcatttaggTAGCTTTCTTTACCTACGTAGTGGATGTCTGGTGTCCTAAGTTTAGGCGCTACCTCATAATAATCTGGTGGAGTAGTATAGTATTTGCTAGCCTGAACATCATCCATGGGAGGTTAGCTGGTGAACTCTCTCACAGACCATATAGTAACCttagtgatatgaaccaagagacatcaatcattcaatatgctgcaatgaagatgtgaaaaaaatattgttgaaattatcaaaagatatttcaattcatggcacattgaaaaagaatgaagtttcatgttttaaattttgggtggattacaatttagagtaatttagagttattgtatttcattaatgtattttaagccttttaatttactttaggttacaattacataatggttaattatggccattaaaagtatgaatgttacaactcttggaatgcctttagtagtttcattttgaggctatataaaaccATGTATGCTATATTTGTaagaagacttggaaaatatagtaaaagaagcatttgtgctcttctttagccaatggctaagtttctttgcaattctatgtagtttagNNNNNNNNNNNNNNNNNNNNNNNNNNNNNNNNNNNNNNNNNNNNNNNNNNNNNNNNNNNNNNNNNNNNNNNNNNNNNNNNNNNNNNNNNNNNNNNNNNNNNNNNNNNNNNNNNNNNNNNNNNNNNNNNNNNNNNNNNNNNNNNNNNNNNNNNNNNNNNNNNNNNNNNNNNNNNNNNNNNNNNNNNNNNNNNNNNNNNNNNNNNNNNNNNNNNNNNNNNNNNNNNNNNNNNNNNNNNNNNNNNNNNNNNNNNNNNNNNNNNNNNNNNNNNNNNNNNNNNNNNNNNNNNNNNNNNNNNTTTTTTTCTCTAGGCTGagtgttactctcttgcttttcACTCAAGCTCATTTTTtcacttgattctttttcaatctctgcTTTTGCATCAGCctcttgccttttcttttcaagtttgcAATGATCAATAAATA
This region includes:
- the LOC111784533 gene encoding NADPH-dependent pterin aldehyde reductase-like, which gives rise to MASTSSESSRIPTNASRVVLITGVSKGLGRALALELANRGHTIIGCSRDQPKLDSLRQQLPSNSHLLFNANVRSNDSVEEVARAVVQNKLVPDIIVNNAAVVNRNRNLWEVDVEEFDNVIDTNVKGIANILRHFIPLMIPKKHGIIINMSSMAGRRGHSQIAPYSASKWAIEGLSKSLAKELPDGMTVVTLDPGAINTDMLVSVAGSLASNYLPPERWAIKAATMILDLTPSDNGASLTVKDPTELSNP